The Cellulomonas wangleii genome includes a region encoding these proteins:
- a CDS encoding ROK family protein, which translates to MPTHARTTPVDPTAPDVTPAGATGALVPAGGTPTDAGRAGWAVGVDVGGTKVLAVLLAADGAVVATHRVPTVPGPDGLVAAVRTCVETLTAEQGLPLAALSGVGVGVPGVVDPVTGTVEHAVNVGVERPFGLASAVAAALAGQVPVRVENDLNAAVVGAAHTVDAVPAPRDLAFLALGTGVAAGLMLDGALRRGARRAAGEVGHLTLVPDGLPCGCGQRGCVEQYASGSAVEVAWPSTDGRPAPLALFAAAAAGDPRAVAVRDRFAWAVAGAVRILVLTCDVDHVVLGGGVSGVGDPLLDAVRVELGREAAASPFLASLRLAERVHLAPRDVPVGAVGAALVGRGEVV; encoded by the coding sequence GTGCCCACGCACGCCCGCACCACACCCGTCGACCCGACCGCCCCTGACGTCACGCCTGCCGGTGCGACCGGCGCCCTCGTACCCGCCGGCGGCACCCCGACCGACGCCGGCCGGGCGGGCTGGGCGGTGGGCGTCGACGTCGGCGGCACCAAGGTGCTCGCCGTCCTGCTCGCCGCCGACGGCGCGGTCGTCGCCACGCACCGGGTGCCGACCGTGCCCGGGCCCGACGGGCTGGTCGCCGCCGTGCGGACCTGCGTGGAGACGCTCACCGCGGAGCAGGGACTGCCGCTCGCCGCGCTGAGCGGGGTCGGGGTGGGGGTGCCGGGTGTGGTCGACCCCGTGACGGGCACGGTCGAGCACGCCGTCAACGTGGGCGTCGAGCGCCCCTTCGGGCTGGCATCGGCCGTGGCGGCGGCGCTGGCCGGCCAGGTGCCGGTCCGGGTCGAGAACGACCTCAACGCCGCGGTCGTCGGCGCCGCCCACACGGTCGACGCGGTGCCCGCACCGCGCGATCTCGCCTTCCTCGCGCTGGGCACCGGCGTGGCCGCCGGTCTGATGCTCGACGGGGCGCTGCGGCGCGGCGCCCGTCGGGCGGCCGGTGAGGTCGGGCACCTGACGCTCGTGCCTGACGGCCTGCCGTGCGGGTGCGGGCAGCGGGGGTGCGTCGAGCAGTACGCGTCGGGCAGCGCCGTGGAGGTGGCGTGGCCCTCGACGGACGGGCGGCCCGCGCCGCTCGCGCTGTTCGCGGCGGCCGCCGCGGGCGACCCGCGCGCCGTGGCGGTCCGCGACCGGTTCGCGTGGGCGGTCGCCGGTGCCGTGCGCATCCTGGTGCTGACGTGCGACGTCGACCACGTGGTCCTGGGCGGTGGGGTGAGCGGTGTGGGTGATCCGCTGCTGGACGCGGTGCGCGTCGAGCTGGGGAGGGAGGCCGCGGCGTCGCCGTTCCTGGCGTCGCTGCGACTGGCCGAGCGTGTGCACCTGGCACCACGGGACGTGCCCGTGGGTGCCGTGGGGGCCGCGCTCGTGGGACGAGGGGAGGTCGTCTGA
- a CDS encoding GntR family transcriptional regulator, with the protein MSAPRIEVDLGSGVPVYEQLRTQVVAHVAAGRLRPGDRLPTIRALATDLGVAPGTVARAFRELELAGVVVTRRRTGTVVAADAAPATVGAREAAAAYVRAARAAGLSPDEALDLVRGALLT; encoded by the coding sequence ATGAGTGCCCCGCGGATCGAGGTGGACCTGGGCTCCGGGGTCCCGGTCTACGAGCAGCTGCGCACCCAGGTCGTCGCGCACGTCGCCGCAGGCCGCCTGCGGCCGGGCGACCGGCTGCCCACGATCCGCGCGCTGGCCACCGACCTGGGCGTCGCACCCGGGACGGTCGCCCGCGCGTTCCGGGAGCTGGAGCTCGCCGGCGTCGTGGTGACGCGGCGCCGCACGGGGACCGTCGTGGCGGCCGACGCGGCCCCGGCGACCGTCGGCGCGCGCGAGGCCGCCGCGGCCTACGTGCGGGCCGCGCGGGCCGCCGGCCTCAGCCCGGACGAGGCGCTCGACCTCGTGCGCGGCGCCCTGCTGACCTGA
- a CDS encoding DUF3039 domain-containing protein: MSEPTPPTGPDDPFGPQGGTSVLERAETTEQVEPGDHERFAHYVRKEKIMESAMTGKPVIALCGKVWVPGRDPNKFPVCPICKEVYDGLREPQDGDGGSDGGGGGGRGFFGFGRGKGSGSGSGAGGA, translated from the coding sequence ATGAGTGAGCCGACCCCGCCGACCGGACCCGACGACCCGTTCGGACCCCAGGGCGGCACCTCGGTCCTCGAGCGTGCCGAGACGACCGAGCAGGTCGAGCCCGGTGATCACGAGCGCTTCGCGCACTACGTGCGCAAGGAGAAGATCATGGAGTCCGCGATGACCGGCAAGCCGGTCATCGCGCTGTGCGGCAAGGTCTGGGTGCCCGGTCGCGACCCGAACAAGTTCCCCGTGTGCCCCATCTGCAAAGAGGTGTACGACGGCCTCCGCGAGCCGCAGGACGGCGACGGCGGCTCGGACGGGGGAGGCGGCGGAGGCCGCGGGTTCTTCGGCTTCGGCCGTGGCAAGGGCTCCGGCTCCGGCTCCGGCGCGGGCGGCGCGTGA
- a CDS encoding carbohydrate ABC transporter permease has product MSSTVLRPAPPGAAPPPRATRATTPARLLPWVLLAPSLAVLVVVTGYPLVRMLWLSVHEYERAQLLGVPAPFVGLDNYAATLTDERFWAVTARSFVFMLVCVVATITAGTLVALLLMRLGRVMRLVLSVALLLAWAMPPLAAMLVWGWIFDTRYGVVNHLLTSVTGESWMGHSWLISPLSFFAVAALVIVWGAIPFVAFTLYAGFTQVPREVLEAAQLDGADGRQRFLDVQVPYVRTIYVVLIVLSMIWDLKVFTQIFVLQGIGGVTSETSTLGVYIYEMGMAQGHYGAASAIAVIFTVLMLAISAYYVRATVKEEQL; this is encoded by the coding sequence ATGAGCTCCACCGTGCTGCGGCCCGCGCCGCCCGGCGCCGCGCCGCCGCCCCGCGCGACCCGCGCGACCACCCCCGCGCGGCTCCTGCCCTGGGTGCTGCTGGCCCCCAGCCTCGCCGTGCTCGTCGTCGTCACCGGCTACCCGCTGGTCCGCATGCTCTGGCTGTCCGTGCACGAGTACGAGCGCGCCCAGCTGCTCGGCGTGCCGGCGCCGTTCGTGGGTCTCGACAACTACGCCGCCACGCTGACCGACGAACGGTTCTGGGCCGTCACGGCCCGCAGCTTCGTCTTCATGCTCGTGTGCGTCGTCGCGACCATCACGGCCGGCACGCTGGTGGCCCTGCTGCTCATGCGGCTCGGCCGGGTGATGCGCCTCGTGCTGTCGGTCGCGCTGCTGCTGGCCTGGGCGATGCCACCGCTGGCCGCGATGCTCGTCTGGGGGTGGATCTTCGACACCCGGTACGGCGTCGTCAACCACCTGCTGACGTCGGTGACCGGCGAGAGCTGGATGGGCCACTCGTGGCTCATCTCCCCGCTGTCCTTCTTCGCGGTCGCGGCCCTGGTCATCGTGTGGGGGGCGATCCCCTTCGTGGCGTTCACGCTCTACGCGGGGTTCACGCAGGTCCCCCGCGAGGTGCTCGAGGCCGCACAGCTCGACGGCGCCGACGGCCGGCAGCGGTTCCTCGACGTGCAGGTCCCGTACGTGCGGACCATCTACGTCGTGCTGATCGTGCTGTCGATGATCTGGGACCTGAAGGTCTTCACGCAGATCTTCGTCCTGCAGGGCATCGGCGGCGTGACGTCCGAGACGAGCACGCTCGGCGTCTACATCTACGAGATGGGCATGGCCCAGGGCCACTACGGGGCCGCGAGCGCCATCGCCGTCATCTTCACCGTCCTCATGCTCGCCATCTCCGCGTACTACGTGCGTGCGACGGTCAAGGAGGAGCAGCTGTGA
- a CDS encoding nicotinate phosphoribosyltransferase — MTDTHAPAPTATTPAVAAVGSGSTALLTDRYELTMLQAALADGTAHRRCVFEVFTRRLPAGRRYGVLAGTGRVLEQLAAFRFGTPELDWLADERIVDDATLEFLAGYRFRGSAVGYAEGEMFFPQSPVLVVEGTFAEAVLLETLVLSVLNYDSAVASAASRMTSAAVDRPCLEMGARRAHEDAAVAAARAAAVAGFAGTSNLEAGRRYGLRTIGTAAHAFTLLHDDEEAAFASQVRSSGAGTTLLVDTYDVRRGVERALAAAGTGLGAVRLDSGDLAVLAQEVRAQLDAAGARDTRIVVTSDLDEYAIAALAVAPVDSYGVGTSLVTGSGAPTCGMVYKLVAREGASGAMEPVAKASRSKTSLGGRKSAARRLDRDGRAVEEVLVVGDDERVAAWTDERHRDPDPTLRPLHVPLVVDGEVLPGLTAAQGVRAAAARHAASRDELPRGARRLSSDEAAVPTVELRLG, encoded by the coding sequence ATGACGGACACGCACGCACCGGCACCGACCGCGACCACCCCGGCCGTCGCCGCCGTCGGCTCGGGCAGCACCGCCCTGCTCACCGACCGCTACGAGCTGACCATGCTGCAGGCGGCACTCGCCGACGGCACGGCGCACCGGCGCTGCGTCTTCGAGGTCTTCACGCGGCGGCTGCCGGCCGGCCGCCGGTACGGCGTGCTGGCCGGCACGGGCCGCGTGCTCGAGCAGCTGGCCGCCTTCCGGTTCGGCACCCCCGAGCTGGACTGGCTGGCCGACGAGCGCATCGTGGACGACGCCACGCTGGAGTTCCTGGCGGGGTACCGCTTCCGCGGCTCGGCCGTGGGCTACGCGGAGGGCGAGATGTTCTTCCCGCAGTCCCCCGTGCTGGTCGTCGAGGGCACCTTCGCCGAGGCCGTGCTGCTCGAGACGCTGGTGCTGTCCGTGCTCAACTACGACTCGGCGGTGGCGTCGGCGGCGTCCCGCATGACCAGCGCGGCGGTGGACCGCCCGTGCCTGGAGATGGGGGCGCGGCGCGCGCACGAGGACGCCGCCGTCGCAGCCGCCCGGGCCGCCGCGGTCGCGGGTTTCGCCGGCACGTCCAACCTGGAGGCGGGGCGCCGCTACGGGCTGCGGACCATCGGCACCGCCGCGCACGCCTTCACGCTGCTGCACGACGACGAGGAGGCGGCGTTCGCCTCGCAGGTGCGCTCGTCCGGCGCCGGTACCACCCTGCTGGTCGACACGTACGACGTGCGCCGCGGCGTGGAGCGCGCGCTCGCGGCGGCGGGCACGGGCCTGGGTGCCGTGCGGCTCGACTCCGGGGACCTGGCCGTGCTGGCGCAGGAGGTCCGTGCCCAGCTGGACGCGGCGGGCGCCCGCGACACGCGGATCGTGGTGACGAGCGACCTCGACGAGTACGCGATCGCCGCGCTGGCGGTCGCTCCCGTGGACTCGTACGGCGTCGGCACGTCGCTGGTGACCGGCTCGGGCGCCCCCACGTGCGGGATGGTCTACAAGCTCGTGGCCCGCGAGGGCGCCTCGGGTGCCATGGAGCCGGTCGCCAAGGCGTCGCGGTCCAAGACGAGCCTGGGTGGCCGCAAGTCCGCGGCGCGGCGCCTGGACCGGGACGGGCGCGCCGTCGAGGAGGTGCTGGTCGTCGGTGACGACGAGCGGGTGGCCGCCTGGACGGACGAGCGGCACCGCGACCCCGACCCCACGCTGCGGCCCCTGCACGTGCCGCTCGTGGTCGACGGCGAGGTGCTGCCCGGGCTGACGGCGGCGCAGGGCGTGCGTGCTGCGGCCGCGCGGCACGCCGCGTCCCGCGACGAGCTGCCGCGCGGCGCCCGCCGGCTGTCCTCGGACGAGGCGGCCGTTCCGACGGTGGAGCTGCGCCTGGGGTGA
- a CDS encoding DEAD/DEAH box helicase, with translation MSAARRSVAPVSTPQHPSTAAAQQLPPAFPARAPWGAAGSLRAWQAQAIDLYRERAPRDFLAVATPGAGKTTFALRIATELLASGAVRRVTVVAPTEHLKKQWADAAARVGIRLDPRFSNAQGRHGAGYDGVAVTYAQVASKPALHAARTTAERTLVILDEVHHGGDALSWGDAVREAFEGATRRLALTGTPFRSDTAAIPFVTYAPDAQGIRRSVADYTYAYGDALRDHVVRPVIFLSYSGSMRWRTKAGDEIAARLGEPLTKDMTSQAWRTALDPDGEWIPSVLAAADRRLTEVRRTVPDAGAMVIATDQTDARAYAGHLARLTGQSPTVVLSDDAGASDRIEEFSASDSRWLVAVRMVSEGVDVPRLSVGVYATSTATPLFFAQAVGRFVRARKRGETASVFLPSVPQLLELAATLEVERDHALDKPTDGSEDPEGDLLALAERAEKASDAVGADGVAGSFQALEAQASFDRVLFDGGEFGTGAEVGSDEELDFLGLPGLLDADQVTTLLRQRQADQQGARRARSQPEPEVMDHRKQAELRKELAQLVGAWARRSGQPHATVHAELRRRCGGPEVALAAPDQLEARIAMVRGWFVGKR, from the coding sequence GTGAGCGCGGCCCGTCGGTCCGTCGCCCCTGTCTCCACCCCCCAGCACCCCTCGACGGCGGCAGCGCAGCAGCTGCCGCCGGCGTTCCCCGCGCGTGCGCCGTGGGGGGCCGCGGGGAGCCTGCGGGCCTGGCAGGCGCAGGCGATCGACCTGTACCGCGAGCGTGCGCCGCGCGACTTCCTCGCCGTCGCGACGCCCGGCGCCGGCAAGACGACCTTCGCGCTGCGGATCGCCACGGAGCTGCTCGCGTCGGGTGCCGTCCGGCGCGTGACCGTGGTCGCCCCGACCGAGCACCTCAAGAAGCAGTGGGCGGACGCGGCCGCGCGCGTCGGCATCCGCCTGGACCCGCGGTTCTCCAACGCCCAGGGGCGGCACGGTGCCGGCTACGACGGCGTCGCGGTGACGTACGCGCAGGTGGCGAGCAAGCCCGCGCTGCACGCGGCACGCACCACCGCCGAGCGCACGCTGGTCATCCTCGACGAGGTGCACCACGGCGGTGACGCCCTGTCCTGGGGCGACGCGGTGCGCGAGGCGTTCGAGGGGGCCACGCGCCGGCTCGCGCTGACGGGCACGCCGTTCCGCTCGGACACCGCCGCGATCCCGTTCGTCACGTACGCGCCCGACGCGCAGGGCATCCGCCGCTCGGTCGCCGACTACACCTACGCGTACGGCGACGCGCTGCGCGACCACGTCGTGCGTCCCGTGATCTTCCTGTCGTACTCGGGATCGATGCGCTGGCGCACCAAGGCGGGCGACGAGATCGCCGCGCGCCTGGGCGAGCCGCTGACCAAGGACATGACGTCCCAGGCCTGGCGCACCGCGCTGGACCCCGACGGCGAGTGGATCCCCTCGGTCCTGGCGGCGGCCGACCGCCGGCTGACGGAGGTGCGCCGCACCGTCCCGGACGCCGGGGCGATGGTGATCGCGACGGACCAGACCGACGCCCGCGCCTACGCCGGGCACCTCGCCCGCCTCACGGGGCAGTCGCCGACCGTGGTGCTGTCCGACGACGCGGGGGCGAGCGACCGTATCGAGGAGTTCTCGGCGAGCGACTCCCGCTGGCTCGTGGCCGTGCGCATGGTCTCCGAGGGCGTCGACGTCCCCCGGCTGTCCGTGGGCGTCTACGCGACGAGCACCGCGACCCCGCTGTTCTTCGCCCAGGCGGTCGGCCGGTTCGTGCGGGCGCGCAAGCGCGGCGAGACGGCGTCGGTGTTCCTGCCGAGCGTGCCGCAGCTGCTGGAGCTCGCCGCCACCCTCGAGGTCGAGCGGGACCACGCGCTCGACAAGCCGACCGACGGCTCCGAGGACCCCGAGGGGGACCTGCTCGCCCTCGCGGAGCGCGCGGAGAAGGCCTCCGACGCGGTCGGCGCGGACGGTGTCGCCGGCTCGTTCCAGGCGCTCGAGGCGCAGGCCTCGTTCGACCGGGTGCTGTTCGACGGCGGCGAGTTCGGCACGGGCGCCGAGGTGGGCTCCGACGAGGAGCTGGACTTCCTCGGCCTGCCGGGCCTGCTCGACGCGGACCAGGTGACGACGCTGCTGCGGCAGCGCCAGGCCGACCAGCAGGGGGCGCGTCGTGCGCGCTCCCAGCCCGAGCCGGAGGTCATGGACCACCGCAAGCAGGCCGAGCTGCGCAAGGAGCTCGCCCAGCTGGTCGGCGCGTGGGCGCGGCGCAGCGGGCAGCCGCACGCGACGGTCCACGCCGAGCTGCGTCGCCGGTGCGGGGGTCCGGAGGTCGCGCTGGCCGCGCCGGACCAGCTCGAGGCCCGCATCGCGATGGTCCGTGGGTGGTTCGTCGGCAAGCGCTGA
- the nagB gene encoding glucosamine-6-phosphate deaminase, which yields MEVVVAPAPELARLAADAVGRLLTERPDAVLGLATGSSPLAVYDELARRHAEHGLSFARAQAFLLDEYVGLPADHPQRYRHVIDAELVSRVDLPPDAVHGPDGLAEDLPAACAAYEAAIADAGGVDLQLLGIGTDGHVAFNEPGSSLGSRTRIKTLTRRTREDNARFFDGDADAVPTHCLTQGLATIMAARHLVLLAQGEGKAEAVQQLVEGPVSALWPATVLQLHPHVSVLVDEAAASRLRLLDHYRETWASKPAWQGL from the coding sequence ATGGAGGTGGTCGTCGCACCCGCGCCCGAGCTGGCGCGGCTGGCCGCGGACGCCGTGGGCAGGCTGCTCACGGAGCGGCCCGACGCCGTGCTGGGCCTGGCCACCGGGTCGAGCCCGCTGGCCGTGTACGACGAGCTCGCCCGGCGCCACGCGGAGCACGGCCTGTCGTTCGCGCGCGCGCAGGCGTTCCTGCTCGACGAGTACGTCGGGCTGCCGGCGGACCACCCGCAGCGGTACCGCCACGTCATCGACGCCGAGCTGGTCTCGCGCGTCGACCTGCCGCCCGACGCGGTCCACGGCCCCGACGGGCTGGCCGAGGACCTCCCCGCGGCGTGCGCCGCGTACGAGGCCGCGATCGCCGACGCGGGCGGCGTCGACCTGCAGCTGCTGGGCATCGGCACCGACGGGCACGTCGCGTTCAACGAGCCGGGATCGTCGCTGGGCTCGCGCACGCGGATCAAGACGCTGACGCGCCGGACGCGCGAGGACAACGCCCGGTTCTTCGACGGCGACGCCGACGCGGTCCCCACGCACTGCCTCACCCAGGGCCTCGCGACGATCATGGCGGCACGGCACCTGGTGCTGCTCGCGCAGGGGGAGGGGAAGGCCGAGGCCGTGCAGCAGCTGGTCGAGGGCCCGGTCAGCGCCCTGTGGCCTGCCACCGTGCTGCAGCTGCACCCGCACGTGAGCGTCCTGGTCGACGAGGCGGCCGCGAGCCGGCTGCGGCTGCTGGACCACTACCGCGAGACGTGGGCGAGCAAGCCCGCGTGGCAGGGGCTGTAG
- the clpS gene encoding ATP-dependent Clp protease adapter ClpS: MPALTAPDTRPDVAEATSTADAWVTIVWNDPVNLMTYVTYVFRTYFGYPTEKAEHLMRQVHEEGRAVVSTGNREAMEIDVQAMHSYGLWATMQRGGQ; this comes from the coding sequence GTGCCCGCGCTGACCGCTCCCGACACCCGCCCGGACGTGGCCGAGGCGACGTCCACGGCCGACGCCTGGGTCACGATCGTGTGGAACGACCCGGTGAACCTCATGACCTACGTCACCTACGTCTTCCGCACCTACTTCGGGTACCCGACCGAGAAGGCCGAGCACCTCATGCGCCAGGTCCACGAGGAGGGCCGCGCGGTGGTGTCGACCGGCAACCGTGAGGCCATGGAGATCGACGTGCAGGCCATGCACTCCTACGGCCTGTGGGCCACGATGCAGCGCGGGGGGCAGTGA
- a CDS encoding DUF2017 domain-containing protein: MRAFRRQKGRFVAQLDPSERDVVASVVADVAELLGAGRLEDGAPPATGEPVPGAPGGWSMRTGPVPPPQDPAVRRLLPDASRDDPEVADEFRRLTEDDLRGRKIARLRALWAALVHGEPGWPEHALVVSPDQADDVAATLTDLRLVLGERLGIRTDADSEALYDGLGDGDEDDVRAYLASVYGALSWLQESLLAVMLAAPERPGTGRRRSDG; this comes from the coding sequence ATGCGCGCGTTCCGCCGTCAGAAGGGCCGCTTCGTCGCGCAGCTCGACCCGAGCGAGCGCGACGTCGTCGCCTCGGTCGTCGCCGACGTCGCCGAGCTGCTGGGCGCCGGCCGCCTCGAGGACGGCGCCCCGCCCGCGACGGGCGAGCCCGTCCCCGGTGCTCCCGGTGGGTGGTCGATGCGTACCGGACCCGTGCCGCCGCCGCAGGACCCCGCGGTGCGCCGGCTGCTGCCCGACGCGTCGCGGGACGACCCCGAGGTCGCCGACGAGTTCCGCAGGCTGACGGAGGACGACCTGCGCGGGCGCAAGATCGCCCGCCTGCGGGCCCTGTGGGCCGCGCTGGTGCACGGCGAGCCCGGGTGGCCGGAGCACGCGCTGGTGGTGTCGCCCGACCAGGCCGACGACGTCGCGGCGACGCTGACGGACCTGCGCCTGGTGCTCGGCGAGCGGCTCGGCATCCGCACGGACGCGGACTCCGAGGCACTGTACGACGGCCTGGGCGACGGCGACGAGGACGACGTCCGCGCCTACCTGGCCTCGGTGTACGGCGCGCTGTCCTGGCTGCAGGAGTCGCTGCTGGCTGTGATGCTCGCCGCACCGGAGCGTCCCGGCACCGGGCGCCGCCGGTCCGACGGCTAG
- a CDS encoding carbohydrate ABC transporter permease — translation MSLAPAGTVPVAAPAPPAAGVVRRRPARRRAASVGWGVVAALLAAAFVFPVYWMVNTSFLPTDRIIGPELHLWPDEPTLRNYDTAMFHQERSPFVPALGNSLQVTFLVLVAAMVLAFFASLAVTRFRFRGRAAFVLSILVIQMVPGEAMMISVFQMVDSWRLLNTVVALGVVYLAGVLPFTIWTLRGFVNGVPVELEEAAMIDGCSRPRAFWKVTFPLLAPGLVATGVFAFLQAWNEFMMALIIMTRPESMTLPVWLRTFQQATKATDWGALMAGSVLVAIPVVIFFLLVQGRMTGGLVSGAVKG, via the coding sequence GTGAGCCTGGCACCCGCCGGCACCGTGCCGGTCGCTGCACCCGCACCACCGGCCGCGGGTGTCGTCCGCCGCCGTCCGGCCCGCCGCCGGGCGGCGTCCGTCGGCTGGGGCGTGGTCGCCGCCCTGCTCGCCGCGGCCTTCGTGTTCCCGGTCTACTGGATGGTCAACACGTCGTTCCTGCCGACCGACCGCATCATCGGGCCGGAGCTGCACCTGTGGCCGGACGAGCCGACGCTGCGCAACTACGACACCGCGATGTTCCACCAGGAGCGCTCGCCCTTCGTGCCGGCGCTCGGCAACTCGCTGCAGGTGACGTTCCTCGTGCTCGTCGCCGCGATGGTCCTGGCGTTCTTCGCGTCGCTGGCCGTCACACGCTTCCGGTTCCGGGGGCGGGCGGCCTTCGTGCTGTCGATCCTGGTGATCCAGATGGTCCCGGGCGAGGCGATGATGATCTCGGTGTTCCAGATGGTCGACTCCTGGCGGCTGCTGAACACCGTGGTCGCGCTCGGCGTCGTGTACCTCGCGGGCGTCCTGCCCTTCACGATCTGGACGTTGCGCGGGTTCGTCAACGGGGTGCCCGTCGAGCTCGAGGAGGCCGCGATGATCGACGGCTGCTCCCGCCCGCGCGCGTTCTGGAAGGTGACGTTCCCGCTGCTCGCGCCCGGTCTCGTGGCCACCGGCGTGTTCGCGTTCCTGCAGGCGTGGAACGAGTTCATGATGGCCCTGATCATCATGACCCGGCCCGAGTCCATGACGCTGCCCGTGTGGCTGCGCACGTTCCAGCAGGCCACCAAGGCGACGGACTGGGGGGCGCTCATGGCCGGCTCGGTGCTGGTCGCGATCCCCGTCGTCATCTTCTTCCTCCTCGTGCAGGGGCGCATGACCGGAGGCCTGGTGTCCGGAGCGGTCAAGGGCTGA
- a CDS encoding extracellular solute-binding protein produces MKILRTGAAGLAAALVLTACSGGSDSGTDDASGAEGAEIRVWLVGSDTPDEAREYLTSTFEEENPGSTLTIEEQSWTGLVDKLTTALSSSDSPDVVEVGNTQAATFTSAGYFAPLDDIAEDLGGDDLLPGFVKAGTWEGTFYAAPYYAGSRIVFYSDQVLGGAALPTTLEEYVETAKSLRTADHSGVWFPGQDWYNALPFVWENGGFIAEPRDDGTWEAGFSSEGGIKGLEQVQDLMVNASNAPKDGDESELQIPFCAGQTTFLSAPNWIRWSIQAPADAEAPGCADTFGADLHAFPLPGATAGETAKVFAGGSNIAVATKSQNVDLAKKALTILLSDEYQTILAENSMIPAKKSLVPALPDDEFTLASATAAANAELTPATPRWGDVEAQKVVQDALVQIAQGGDVETIATELDAQIESILNG; encoded by the coding sequence GTGAAGATCCTACGTACCGGCGCCGCCGGCCTGGCGGCAGCCCTCGTCCTGACGGCGTGCTCCGGCGGCAGTGACAGCGGGACCGACGACGCGTCCGGCGCCGAGGGCGCCGAGATCCGCGTCTGGCTCGTCGGGAGCGACACCCCCGACGAGGCGCGCGAGTACCTCACGTCGACGTTCGAGGAGGAGAACCCCGGCTCGACGCTCACCATCGAGGAGCAGTCCTGGACCGGCCTCGTCGACAAGCTGACGACCGCGCTGTCGTCGTCCGACTCGCCCGACGTCGTCGAGGTCGGCAACACGCAGGCCGCCACGTTCACGTCCGCCGGGTACTTCGCGCCGCTCGACGACATCGCCGAGGACCTCGGCGGCGACGACCTGCTGCCCGGCTTCGTCAAGGCCGGCACGTGGGAGGGCACGTTCTACGCCGCCCCGTACTACGCGGGCTCGCGCATCGTGTTCTACAGCGACCAGGTCCTGGGCGGGGCGGCGCTGCCGACCACGCTCGAGGAGTACGTCGAGACGGCCAAGTCCCTGAGGACCGCCGACCACTCCGGTGTCTGGTTCCCCGGGCAGGACTGGTACAACGCGCTGCCGTTCGTCTGGGAGAACGGCGGCTTCATCGCCGAGCCCCGTGACGACGGCACGTGGGAGGCCGGGTTCTCCTCCGAGGGTGGCATCAAGGGCCTCGAGCAGGTCCAGGACCTCATGGTCAACGCCTCGAACGCGCCCAAGGACGGCGACGAGTCCGAGCTGCAGATCCCGTTCTGCGCCGGGCAGACGACGTTCCTGTCCGCCCCGAACTGGATCCGGTGGTCCATCCAGGCCCCGGCCGACGCCGAGGCACCCGGGTGCGCCGACACGTTCGGTGCCGACCTGCACGCCTTCCCGCTGCCCGGCGCGACCGCGGGCGAGACCGCCAAGGTCTTCGCCGGCGGGTCGAACATCGCGGTCGCGACGAAGTCGCAGAACGTCGACCTGGCGAAGAAGGCCCTGACGATCCTGCTGTCCGACGAGTACCAGACGATCCTCGCCGAGAACTCGATGATCCCGGCCAAGAAGTCGCTCGTCCCGGCCCTGCCGGACGACGAGTTCACGCTCGCGTCCGCCACCGCGGCGGCCAACGCCGAGCTGACCCCGGCGACGCCGAGGTGGGGCGACGTCGAGGCGCAGAAGGTCGTCCAGGACGCCCTCGTGCAGATCGCGCAGGGCGGTGACGTCGAGACGATCGCGACCGAGCTCGACGCGCAGATCGAGTCCATCCTCAACGGCTGA